The DNA region GGCCGAACGGACGAATCACGCTTAGTGGTGACGCACCCTCGGACCGTCGCGATGGCGGGCGTGCTGGCCGCCGGGATCGGCATGGGCGTCGTCGCGACGACCCTCAAGATCGCCGACGGCGGGCACACCGTGCTCGACACCACCCTGTCGTCCGCGACGGGGTTCCTCTTCCTCCTCGCCGGCGCCGTCGCGCACGTCCGCCGCGCCTCGAACCCCATCGGCCTGCTCATCGCCCTGGTCGGGCTCGCGTTGTTCACCGAGGATCTCCAATTCGCCGACGAGCCGCTCACCCACACCGCCGGCTTGGCGCTGGCGGCCGCGTCCAGCCCGGTGATCGCGCATCTCGTGCTCGCCTTCCCCCGCGGAAGGCTCCGATCGCGCGGGGAGCGGGTGCTCGCGATCTCCGCGTACGCCGTGGTCTTCGGGTCGGCCGTCCTCGGCCTGCTGGTCAACGACGATCCGCGGAACCTCGCCGCGGTCGCCGCCTCACCGGAGGCCGAGCACCTGGTCAAACGGCTGCTGGAGCTCGTCGGCGCGCTGATCGGCGGCGGGATCGTGGTGGTGCTGCTCTACCGCTGGCTCACCGGGCGGCTCCCGCAGCGGCGGCTGCTCTCCCCCGTCCTCGCGATCGCCGTGGTCGGCGCGGTGAGCACCACGATCGGCAGCGCGCTCGGCTCCGGGCATCCGTTGTCCGAACCGCTGCTGGACGTCTACCGGATCTCGTTCTGCCTGTGGCCGCTGACCTTCCTGATCGGGGTGCTGCGGGCGCGGGTCGGCAACGCGGAGATGATCCGGCTCCTGCTGGAACGCGACGGCTCCGGGCTGGCGGCGCTCGTGCAGGACGACGAGGTGTGGAAGGACAGCCGGTCGATCGACGCGCTCAACGCCGCGGCCGGGCTGGTACTGGACAACCAGCGGCTGGCCGCGGAACTGGAGGAGCGGCTCGTCGAGGTCCAGGCCTCCCGCGCCCGTATCGTCGCCGCCGCCGACGACGAGCGGCGGCGGGTCGAGCGGGACTTGCACGATGGCGCGCAGCAACGCCTGGTCAGTGTCGTACTGCTGCTGCGGATGGCGGAACGGCGGCTCGGGGACGACCTCACCCCCGCCGTCTCGACCCTGCTGAGGAGCACGATCGACGAACTGCAGGCCACCGTCACCGAACTGCGCGAACTCGCGCGCGGGCTGCGGCCGCCGATCCTCACCGAGGCCGGGCTGATCCCCGCCGTCCGGTCGCTGCTGGACCGGGTCCCGATCGCCGTCGAGCTCGCGGGGGCGGACGTGCCGCGGCTCAGCGGCGCGGTCGAGGCGACGGCGTACTTCGTCGTCTCCGAAGCGGTCACCAACGCCTTGAAACACGCGCGGGCCGAGCAGGTCCGGGTGTGCATCCGCGTCGAAGAGGACGGCCTGCGGGTGGACGTCCACGACGACGGCACCGGCACGGCCGACATCGGCGGCGGTTCCGGGCTGCACGGCCTTCGCGACCGGGTCCGCGCGCTCGGCGGCGAGCTGACCGTCGCGAGCGAACCCGGCTCGGGCACCACGGTTTCGGCCGTCATCCCGCTGGACGGCTAGGCACCTGCCCGGTGTCCGCGGCGCACGAACAGCGCCGCTAGGCCAGCCCGCGGATCGCGCGCGCGGGCGGCCGTACCCCCTGGATCGACGCGACCATCTCCAGCACCTGCCGGGTGCGCCGCACTTCGTGTACCCGGAACACCTTCGCGCCTTCGGCCACCGCCCAGGCGGTCGCGGCGAGGGTGCCGTCGACCCGCTCCGCGAGCTCCACGCCGAGCGTCTCCCCGACGAAGTCCTTATTGGACAGTGCCATCAGCACCGGCCAGCCGGTGTCCGCCAGCTCCCGCGCGTGCCGCAGGAGCGCCAGGCTGTGCCACGTGTTCTTGCCGAAGTCGTGCGTCGGGTCGATCAGCACTCCTTCACGCGGGACGCCGAGCGCCACGACGGCTTCGGCGTGGGCCGTCGTCTCCGCGACGACGTCCGCGACGATGTCCGGGTAGCGCACCCGGAACGGGCGCGTGCGCGGGACGGCGTTCCCGGTGTGCGAGCAGACGTAGCCGGTGCCGAACTCGGCGGCGACCTCGGCCAGTTTCGGATCGGCTCCCGCCCAGGTGTCGTTGATCAGGTCCGCGCCTGCCTCCGCGGCGCGCCTGCCCACCTCGTGGCGCCAGGTGTCGACGCTGATCACCAGGTCGGGGTGCAGTTCGCGGATCCGCTCGACGAACGGGACCACCCGTCGGATCTCTTCCTCGACGTCGACGTCCGCGCCGGGGCCCGCCTTGACCCCGCCGATGTCCACGATGTCGGCACCCTCCTCGACCGCCCTGGCGACGGCGGCGAGCGCGTCCGGATCCGAGAAGGTCGCGCCCTTGTCGTAGAACGAATCGGGGGTCCGGTTGACGATCGCCATGACCAGGGCGCGGTCCCGGGCGACGTGGCGCCCGCGGAAGGTCAGCTCGTTCACGCACCGATCCTAGGCGAGCGGGCGCCCAAGGAAGGGGAATGCCGCCCAGCGGGACCGTCCCGGCGACCGGGAGCGCCCATTCGAGTGGCGTATCTGATATATGACGTAAGAGATCGGATCTCTCTTGACTCGCCGCCGAACACGCGGGTAGACGTTGTTCAGCCGGGATGGCGACGGACGGCGGATCGGCATCCCGGCCACTCATTCCCCCGGTTTCCCCGGCGCAGGAAGGACCTCGAATGGCACCGGATCCTCTTCGCGCGGCACGGCTTTCCCGGCGCACCGTACTGGCGGGAACCGCGGGCGCCCTCGGCGCGCTCACCCTGCCCGGCGTGGCGGCCGCGGCCCCGGTGGACTGGTCCAGGGCGGTCGTCGACTCGACGATGAAGCGCCACACCCCGGCCACTCTCGGCGGCTGGGGCTACACCCGCGGCCTCTACCTCTACGGCCAGTACCTCGTGTACCGGCGCACCGGCGAGAAGTCCTACCTCGACTACATCCTCGCCTGGTACGACCGCTTCGTCACCGACAGCGGGATTTCCAACGGGTTCACCAACCTGGACGCCATGCGCTCCGGGCAGATGTTCCCCTTGCTGTACACCGAAACCGGGCAGGCGAAGTACAAGACCGCGGCGGAGCAGCTGCGCGGCCGCTTCCCGTCCTATCCCCGGACGTCCGACGGCGGGATGTTCCACGCCACGAGCCGGGTCGGGCAGCTGTGGGCGGACGGCGTGTACATGGCGCAGCCGTTCCTCGCCCTGTACGGCAAGACCTTCGGCGACGCCGGCTACTGCTACGACGAAGCCGCGAAGAACGTCAGCGTCTACTTCGACCACCTCAAGGAACCCGCCAAGGGGCTGCTCTACCACGCCTACGACGAAGACGGCTCGGAACCGTGGGCTTCGGGCACCGGACGGCATTCGAAGTACCACTGGGGCCGGGCCATCGGCTGGCTGGGGATGACGGCGATCGACCTCCTCGAAATCCTCCCCGCGACCATCCGCGACGACGTCGTCTCGTGGACGTCGTCAAATTCCTCGCGGCCGGCTACACGCGCTGGCAGGACCGCGCTTCGGGCCGCTGGTTCCAGGTCGTCGACCGGGGTGGCGACAAGGACAACTGGCTGGAGACGTCGGCTTCGGCGATGTACACCTTCCTGCTCTCCCGCGCGGTGCAGCGTGGCTACGTCGGCCCGGAGTACGGGCCGGTGGCCGCGAAGGGCTACCGCGGCGTCCTTTCCCAGGTTTCGACCGGTTCCGACGGATTGACCGATATCGCGAACATTTCCGAAGGCACCAACGTCGGCGACACGGCGTATTACTACGCGCGAAAACGCAACACCAACGATTTCCACGGTCTCGGCGCGTTCCTCATCATGAATGAGCAACTCGCCCGCTGAGGTCGCCGCACCGGCCGAAGGGCGCCTTCCCCGCTTCCGACCTGGGGAAAGCGCCTTTCGGTCGTTTTCGTGGGCGGGTGCCGGGTATTGACCGGAGGCGCTAACATCGCGTGCTGCGACGCCCACTCCCAGGAGGGACGACCGGATGCGCGAGACGCCGCCCCCGGCTTCTTATACCCGGCTCGAACTCGGTGACACCAGCACGATCCCGGTCGGTGTGACGGTTTCCCCGCACATCTCACTGGTTTCGATGCTCGTCGAGGTCGTCGGCGGGTACGACCGCGGCCTGCCCGCCGCCTGGCGCCGTCAGGTGGGCTCGGCGATCCCCGAGCAGGGGTACCGCGCGGCGGGCGCGCTCGCCCGCCGCGGCACCTCCGTGCAGCCGGACTTCATCGTCCCGATCAGCCCCGGCGAGGACTCTTCCGCCGCCGCGCAGGCGGAGATGCTGCGCGAACTGCCGGAAGCCGACGTACTGAAAGGCCTGGAAGAGGTCTTCGGCGACCGGTTGCCCGCACAGTGGCGGCAGGCCGCCGACCATCCGAGACGCTGGGTCGCCTCGCTCGCGGACGCCTTCACCGCGACCAGGCTGGCGACCGAGAATCTCTGGACCAAGGCCCGTCCCCTGCTCGACCGCGAGATCGAACGGATCGGCGTCGCCTCCGTCCGCGGCGGGACGGACGCGGTGCTCGGCCTGCTGCGGCCCCATTTCCGGTTCAGCAACGGGTGTCTCCTGCTGCCCGACGCCGAACCGGCGAAGTACACCACCCGCGGCCGCAAGCTGATCCTCGTCCCGATGCTCGCGGGCAGCCGCTCGGTGGTGTCCAACTTCGACGAAGAGGACGCCATCTGGATCGGCTACCCGCTGCCGGGGCTCGACGGTCTGCTCGACGGCGGCAAGACCGAACCGGCCCCCGGCGTCGACGGGCTCGACCTGGTGGTCGGCGCCCACCGCGCGAAACTGTTGCGGCATCTGGGAAAACCCGCCCGGATGGGCGAGATCGCGAATCTGCTGTCCTGCGCCGCGAGCACCGCGACCTACCACTGCGAACAGCTCGTTTCGGCGGGTTTGATCCAGCGGCACCGCGAGGGCCAGATCGTCCTCGTGGTCCGGACTCCTCGCGGTGACGCGCTGGTGGACCTGCTGTCCTGACTCGTGAGTGGCAAGGACGGTTAGAACCGTCCTCAACACTCACGAGGCCCTAGACCCGCTGCAACCCCGGCTTCCCCGCTTCGACGACGTAGGAACGGTCCGCGGCTAGGATCACCTTCGAGTAGTCGTACTCGGTGGTGTCCGAAACCGTCATGAAGTCCGCCCGCATCTGCGTTTGCGACGCCGTCACCCGGACATAGCCGCGCTTTCCCCGGCAGTACTTGATATGCGGGTTGTTCGAAAGCCACGTCGACGACGGATCGGTCGCGGTGTCGCTGTTGCTGGTGACGGAGGTCGTCACGAGTTCCGAACCGAACACCGGGTCGCTGTGGTTGAAGTAGTCGCGGCGCAGATCGGCCGCCCAGTGCCGGTGGACGTCGCCGGTCAGCACGATCGGGTTCGGCACCTTGCGGTCCACGATGCCCTTCGCGATCCGGTCGCGCGAGGCCTCGTAGCCCTGCCAGGAATCCGGGCTCTCGCACGTCGCCTTGTTGCCGTCGCCGTCACGGGTGGCGAAGAAGACCTGCTGGCCGAGGAAGTCCCACTTCGCCGGGTGCGTCTCCAGTGCCTTCAGCAGCCACGCTTCCTGTGTGGTGCCCAGGATGCTGCGAGACGTCGACCGCATGTCGGTGCACGACGGTCCCGTCGTTCCGGACGGGTCGGGCACCTGCGCGTTGCGGTACTGGCGGGTGTCGAGCATGTGGAACCGGGCGAGGTTCCCCCACGTGAACTGGCGGTAGAGCCGGATCGACGAGCCGCTCGGCTTGGCCGTGGAGCGGATCGGCATGTTCTCGTAGAACGCCTGGAAGCCGGCGGCCTTGCGGTCGGCCGTGGCCGGGCTGGTGGTGCCGTTCCAGTTGTTCATCACCTCGTGGTCGTCGAAGACCACGACCCACGGCGCCATCGCGTGCGCGTTCTGGAGGTCGGCGTCGGTCTTGTGCTGGGCGTGCCGGGCGCGGTATTGGGCGAGCGTCGTCACGTCTTCGGTGAAGGCGAGCCGGCGCGGGTTGCGTTCGGCGGCGGCGCGCCCGGACTTCTTCTCGTACATGTAGTCGCCGAGGAACAGCACCAGTTCCGGGTTGTCGGCGAGCATGCCCTTGTACGAGTGGTACCAGCCTTCCTCCCAGTGCTGGCAGGACGAGAAGCAGTACTTCAGCTGATTCACCGCGGCACCGGCGGCCGGGGCGGTCCTCGTCCGGCCGACGGGCGAAATGTAGCCACTGGTCTTGAACCGGTAGAAGTATTCACGTCCCGGCTCCAGTCCGACCGGTTCGATGTGCACGCTGTGCCCGGAGGCGCGGGCCGCGGTCGCGGTGCCCCGCTGCACGATCGAGGCGAACGCCTGGTCGTTCGCGAGTTCCCAGTCCACTGTGTACGAAGCGTCCGGCATTCCGCCGAAACCGTCGGGGTTCAGCGGGGCGGGAGCGAGCCTGGTCCACAGCACGACGCTGTCCGGCAGCGGGTCACCGGAGGCGACACCGAGCTGGAACGGATCGTGGATGGCGGGCGCCGCCGCCAGTGTTCTCGCGTTCGCCCACGAAGGCACCGTCGACGACAACGCCGCCGCCGAAACCGCCGCGGCACCGCCGAGGAGTACCGCACGCCGATTCACCTGGCCCATGAAAATTCAACCTTTCGAAGTGGGGAAAGAACGGGGAGGGATTTCACGCGGCGTAATCGGTGATGCCGCCACTGCAGGCTTCGAGCGTCGGATTGGCGGCGGCGTCGGCGACACAGACCTTGTAGTAGACCCACGATCCCTTCGCGACCGGCACGGCCTTGTCGACGTGGGTGCCGTTGCCGCCGGAGGCCCAGACGTAGAACGGGCCGGCGCCGCCCTTCAGCCAGTAGGCGACGACGGCGGACTTGCCGTCGGCGTTCCGGTCGTAGACGAGGAAATGCGCATCCGACGAACGGAACTGCCCCTCACCCGCGCAGACCCCGGTGGAGCATTCGGCGCTGCCGGAACCGACTCCGCAGTCGGGCGCGATCCGCTGATCCGAGCCCGTGTAGACGTAGCTGTCCGAGATGTAACCGCCGAGCGCGGGAACGTAGTCCCACAACGTCGTCGTGCCCAGCGGGCCGGTGACCGAGGTCCCGATCGTCTGGCAGTCGATGGTCACCGTGGCGCCGTTGGCCACCGTGCGCACCGCGGTCGCGGAGGTGCTCGGGGCGCGGCGGACGTTCAGCGGATCACCCGCCGTCTTCACGGTCCCGGTGGCCGCGGCCACCGCGGGAGTGGCTCCGGCGAGGCCCATGGCACCCGCCGTCACCAGCACGAGAAAGAAACCGGCGAGCCGCCGGACACTTGAACGCTTCATGACCGCAGCGTCGACCGGCGTCGTACACATCACGTACAAACGCCGACGGCTGTCTGCACATGCATGCGAATGGATCTAGCCAACCATGGCGGGACGGCAATATTATCGGCGGATATGGGGCTCCTGCCGTATTGGCGGTTTAGGTGCCTATTCTCGGGTTTCGCGTTCTCGGTCCGCTCGAAGTGGCGGTGGACGGGCAGGTGGTGCCGCTCGGCGGCCCCAAACCACGTCTGCTGCTGGCCGCTCTCCTGCTCCAGCCCAACGTCGTCGTCTCCACCGAACTGCTGATCGAGGTCCTGTGGCCTTCCTCGGCTCCCCGTTCGGCGGCCGCGAACATCCGCACCTACGTCCATTCACTCCGCAAACGCCTCGCCGACCACGACCCCGCGCTCGGGGAACGCATCGGGAGCCGGGCGTCCGGATACATCCTCAAGGCCACGCCCGAGGAGATCGACCACATCCGCTTCGGCGAATTGGCCGCCCGCGCGCAGGACGCGCTCGGCCACGGTGAAGCCGAATCCGCTCTCGACCTGCTGGATCAGGCCGAAGCCCTGTGGCGCGGAGAAGTACTCGAAGGCCTCCCCCACGACCACGGCTGGGGCGCGACGGTGGCGCGGCTGTCGGAATTGCGGCTGGCGGTGCAGGAACAGCGGCTGCGGGCGAGGATCGAACTCGGCCGGACCGCCGAGGCCGTCGCCGAACTGCGGGGACTGGTCACCGAGCATCCCCTGCGCGAGGAGCTCTGGCAGCAGCTGATCGTCGCGCTGCGGGCCGACGGCCGCACGGCCGACGCGATCGAGGCCTACGAAACGGCGGAGAAGGTGCTGGCCGAGGAGCTCGGCACCGAACCGGGCCCGCGGCTGAGGGAGCTGCGGGCCTCGCTGGTCCTCACGCCGTCCGCGACCCAGGACGCGGTGTCCGCCGCCCTCACCCGGCCGATGGCGCCGGTCTGCCAGCTCCCGCTGGACCTGCCGGACTTCACCGGCCGCGACGACGTCGTCGGCGAACTCGTCGGCCTCTTCCGCGAGCGCCGCGCACAGGGAACGCCGTCGATCGCGGTGCTTTCGGGGGCGCCGGGGATCGGCAAATCCTCCGTCGCGATCCGGGTGGCGCACGCGGTCCGGGACGATTTCCCGGACGGTCAGCTGCACGTGGACCTGGCCGGGACGTCGTCCTCGCCCCGGCCACCGATGACCGTGCTCGCCGAGCTGCTCCGCGCGTTGGGCGTCCCCGACGCGGGGCTGCCGCGTGATCTTCCCGAACGCGCGGCACTGCTGCGGTCCCGGCTGTCGACCATGCGGATGTGCGTGGTCCTCGACGACGCGGGCAGTGCGGCGCAGGTCCGGCCGCTGCTGCCCGGCGCGGGTTCGTGCGCGGTGCTGATCACCAGCCGGATCCGGATGCCGGATCTGGCCGGGGTCACCCCGGTCGACATCGAGCTCCTCCCCGAAGCCGAGGCCGCGAAGCTGCTCGAAGGCATCGTCGGTGCCGAGCGGGTCGCCGCGGAGCCTGAGTGCGCGACCGCGATCCTGCGCCACTGCGGGTATCTGCCGCTGGCGATCCGGGTCGCCGGGGCGAAGCTGACGCACCGGCCGGGCTGGACGTTGCGCCTGCTGGCGGACCGGCTGCGGGACGAGAGACGAAGATTGGACGAACTCCGCGTCGGCGACCTCGCCGTACGGGCGAGTGTCACCCTCAGCTACGACCTGCTGCCCATGTCGGCGGCGACCGCGTTCCGCGGCCTCGGCGGGCTCGGCTCGGTGCAGTTCCCCGGCTGGGTGGTGGCGGCCCTGCTCGGCCGCGAGCACGGGGACGACGTCCTCGACGTGCTGGTGGACGCCCATCTGGTCGAGCTGAGCGGCTCCGACTCCACCGGCGAGCCTCGCTACCGCCTGCACGACCTGTTGCGGTGCTACGCCCTCGAACTGCGCGCGCAGGACGTCCCGGCGAAGGCGCACGCCGCCACGAAACGGGTGTTGGAGGGCTATCTCGCGCTCGCGGTCGAGGCCGCGGACCGGCTGCCGATCCATTTCTTCGGCCTCTACCGGGACGACACCGCGGTCCAGCCGGCGGTCCCCCGGGGTACCGAGCATCTGCTCGACGATCCGGCCGCGTGGTTCGCCGCCGAACGGCACACCTGTGTCGCCGCCGTCTCGCTGGCCGCGGATCTCGGCTTCGACGCGCTGGCCTGGCGGCTCGCCGCCGCGCTGGCGCCATACTTCGACCAGCGTGGTCACCAGGACGACTGGCTGCACACGCACGCCGTCGCGCTGGCCGCCGCCCGCCGGTCCGGCGAGGTCCGCGGCGAGGCGATCATCCAGCGCAACCTCGGGCAGATCCAGCTGTACCAGGACAGTTACGCCGAAGCCCTGATCGCGTTCGAGCAGTCGCAGCTGCTGTTCGACAAGGTCGGCGACGCGCAGGGCGCGGCGATCGCGCTGGCCGGGCTCGGCACCGTGCTGCGGATCAAGGGCGAAGACACCGTCGCGCTGGAGCATTGTCACGCGGCGTTCGACCAGTTCTCCGCGGCGGGCGACCCGCACGGCGAGGCCGTCGCGCGGATCGCGATCGGCGCGGTGTGGCTGGCGCGGCGCCGGTTCACCGAAGCGGAACGCTGGTTCACCGAAGCGCTCGACCAGTCCGCCCGGATCGGGGACCGGCATCGGGAGGCGCACGCGTTGAAGCGGCTCGCGATGCTTCGCCAGCATCAGGGCGATCTCGCGGGCGCGCGGGAATGGGTCGACCGCGCCATCGCCCTCTTCAACGAACTCGGCGACGACCACTGCGTCGGCTACGCGAACCAGAATCTCGGCGAGCTGTACCTGCACAGCGGCGATCTGGCGCACGCGCAGCTGCTGCTGGTCAATTCGCTGAGCGTGCACCGGCGCAACGGGGACCGCCGGTCCGAGGCCGAGGTGTCGCAGTTGCTCGGGAACTGCACGAGGCGCTGAGCCAGCCCGAGCGGTCGCGGACCTATTCGGAACGCGCGCTGGCGTTGTGGCGGGAACTCTCCGCA from Amycolatopsis sp. EV170708-02-1 includes:
- a CDS encoding alkaline phosphatase; amino-acid sequence: MGQVNRRAVLLGGAAAVSAAALSSTVPSWANARTLAAAPAIHDPFQLGVASGDPLPDSVVLWTRLAPAPLNPDGFGGMPDASYTVDWELANDQAFASIVQRGTATAARASGHSVHIEPVGLEPGREYFYRFKTSGYISPVGRTRTAPAAGAAVNQLKYCFSSCQHWEEGWYHSYKGMLADNPELVLFLGDYMYEKKSGRAAAERNPRRLAFTEDVTTLAQYRARHAQHKTDADLQNAHAMAPWVVVFDDHEVMNNWNGTTSPATADRKAAGFQAFYENMPIRSTAKPSGSSIRLYRQFTWGNLARFHMLDTRQYRNAQVPDPSGTTGPSCTDMRSTSRSILGTTQEAWLLKALETHPAKWDFLGQQVFFATRDGDGNKATCESPDSWQGYEASRDRIAKGIVDRKVPNPIVLTGDVHRHWAADLRRDYFNHSDPVFGSELVTTSVTSNSDTATDPSSTWLSNNPHIKYCRGKRGYVRVTASQTQMRADFMTVSDTTEYDYSKVILAADRSYVVEAGKPGLQRV
- a CDS encoding sensor histidine kinase — encoded protein: MAGVLAAGIGMGVVATTLKIADGGHTVLDTTLSSATGFLFLLAGAVAHVRRASNPIGLLIALVGLALFTEDLQFADEPLTHTAGLALAAASSPVIAHLVLAFPRGRLRSRGERVLAISAYAVVFGSAVLGLLVNDDPRNLAAVAASPEAEHLVKRLLELVGALIGGGIVVVLLYRWLTGRLPQRRLLSPVLAIAVVGAVSTTIGSALGSGHPLSEPLLDVYRISFCLWPLTFLIGVLRARVGNAEMIRLLLERDGSGLAALVQDDEVWKDSRSIDALNAAAGLVLDNQRLAAELEERLVEVQASRARIVAAADDERRRVERDLHDGAQQRLVSVVLLLRMAERRLGDDLTPAVSTLLRSTIDELQATVTELRELARGLRPPILTEAGLIPAVRSLLDRVPIAVELAGADVPRLSGAVEATAYFVVSEAVTNALKHARAEQVRVCIRVEEDGLRVDVHDDGTGTADIGGGSGLHGLRDRVRALGGELTVASEPGSGTTVSAVIPLDG
- the folP gene encoding dihydropteroate synthase, yielding MNELTFRGRHVARDRALVMAIVNRTPDSFYDKGATFSDPDALAAVARAVEEGADIVDIGGVKAGPGADVDVEEEIRRVVPFVERIRELHPDLVISVDTWRHEVGRRAAEAGADLINDTWAGADPKLAEVAAEFGTGYVCSHTGNAVPRTRPFRVRYPDIVADVVAETTAHAEAVVALGVPREGVLIDPTHDFGKNTWHSLALLRHARELADTGWPVLMALSNKDFVGETLGVELAERVDGTLAATAWAVAEGAKVFRVHEVRRTRQVLEMVASIQGVRPPARAIRGLA
- a CDS encoding helix-turn-helix domain-containing protein, whose protein sequence is MRETPPPASYTRLELGDTSTIPVGVTVSPHISLVSMLVEVVGGYDRGLPAAWRRQVGSAIPEQGYRAAGALARRGTSVQPDFIVPISPGEDSSAAAQAEMLRELPEADVLKGLEEVFGDRLPAQWRQAADHPRRWVASLADAFTATRLATENLWTKARPLLDREIERIGVASVRGGTDAVLGLLRPHFRFSNGCLLLPDAEPAKYTTRGRKLILVPMLAGSRSVVSNFDEEDAIWIGYPLPGLDGLLDGGKTEPAPGVDGLDLVVGAHRAKLLRHLGKPARMGEIANLLSCAASTATYHCEQLVSAGLIQRHREGQIVLVVRTPRGDALVDLLS